The sequence below is a genomic window from Paenibacillus silvisoli.
GGCGAAAACCTCCTTTTTTTTCAAGGGGTTTCGCCACATATTTCCAACTGCTTGTCAAGTCCTATTTTCTTTATCGCATACAAAAAAAGAGCGGGCTATCTTTCGATAACCTGCTCTTTTATTGATTTTTAAGCTCTGTCCCTTAACTTAATGACATTGCCGGCAAAAGGGGACGCCTTTTTCCTATTCCTAATCCTCCGACGACAACCGGAGCACCTCAATCACCTTCAAGAAAAGGCTGAGCACGATCGCGGATACCGTCGCCAGCGCCATGCCCTTCAGCTCGAAGTTGCCGAACTTCAACGCGGCGCCGCTGAGGCCGATGACGAGCACGACGGTCGTCAGCATAAGGTTGGCCGGCTTCGAATAGTCGACCTTCGTCTCTACCAGCATGCGGATACCGGATGCGGCAATAACGCCGAAGAGCAGCAGCGACACGCCGCCCATGGCCGCCTCCGGAATCGTTTGAATCAAGGCGGACAGCTTGCCGATGAAGGACAGCACGACCGCGATGACCGCCGCGCCGCCGATGACCCAGACGGAGTACACGCGGCTGATCGCCATAACGCCGATATTTTCGCCGTACGTCGTGTTCGGCGTGGAGCCGACGAAGCCGGATATAATCGTCGAGATGCCGTTGCCGAGAAGCGAGCGGCTCAAGCCCGGATCCTTCGTCAAATCTTTTTCGACGATATTGCCGGTGACGATCAAGTGACCGATGTGCTCGGCAATGACAACCAGCGCTGCCGGCGCAATAATAGCGATGCTAGACCAGTTGAACGTCGGCGAATAGAAGGTTGGCGCTTGGAACCAAGCGGCCGCGTCGACTGCAGCTCTCACTTCAACCAGACCGAGAATCGCAGCGAGCGTATAGCCGACAAGAATTGAAATCAAAATCGGGATGACCTTCAAGAAACCGCGGAACAAAACGGAGCCGACGACGCCAATGCAAAGCGTGACGATCGATACGGCAAGGGTCGCGCCATCCGGCGACCAATCCGCCGGTGCGCCCGGCTTTGCGATCAAGCCGGCCATTTGCGCGGCAACCGGCACCAGCTCGAGCCCGATGACGGCTACGATCGCGCCCATTGCCGCCGGCGGGAAGACCACGTCAATCCAACGCGTACCGACCAGCTTGATCAGCAAGGCGATCAGCGTAAAAATAACCCCCACCACAATGAAGCCGCCCAGCGCCGCGGAATAGCCGCCGCTGCCTTCCGTGTTGAGCACGACGAACACGGGCGACAGAAAGGCGAAGCTCGACCCGAGATAAGCGGGGATCTTAAATTTCGTAATGAGCAGATAGAGCAGCGTTCCGATGCCGTTCATCAGCAAGATTGTCGCAGGATCGACCTTGAATAAAATGGGAACGAGAACGGTCGAGCCGAACATAGCGAACAAATGCTGCAGACTAAGCGGGACGCTGGCCGCAAGCGACGGCCTTTCATGTACTTGAATGATGTTGGACAACGGTAGAAAACCTCCTGGAGAATGAATAAGCGGAATTTGCCAAACGCTATAGTATCATAATTGGCTTCAATGCGGTATTGCATAACTTGGGCATTCCGCCCCCTTGACAAAAGTTTTAATAATGTCATAATGACAATATAAGAAACATGAAGCAGGCAGGTGACACACGCTATGGACGATCCCAAAACCTATTCCCCCCGCAACTATCGGACGCCTGACGGCGCGCCTGCGGACATCGTCATTTTCACGATTACGTCAACGGAGCGGAATACGGCGAAGAAGTCGCTTCCGGTCCGGAAGCTGGAGGTGCTGCTCATCCAACGCAAAGGCTGGCCGTTCGCCGGTCAGTGGGCGTTGCCGGGCGGATTTTCGAAGGATACGGAGACCTTGCTCGACAGCGCTAAGAGAGAGCTGCAAGAGGAAACCGGCGTCGACAACGTGCACATCGAATATTTCAATGCGTACAGCGAGCCGGGGCGCGATCCTCGCGGATGGATGATTTCGCATGCGTTCTGCGCGCTTGTTCATGAGGATGCGCTTGCGAGCCGCAGAGCTGACGACGATGCAGCCGATGTTCGGCTGTTCACGGTTAAGGATGCGCTGGAGATGGAGCTTGCGTTTGACCATAGGCAGATTTTAAAGGACGCGGTTCAGCATATCCGGCACAGCATGATGACGACGACCATCGCCCGGGCGTTCTTGCCCGAAGAGTTTACGATCGGCGAGCTGTACCAGGTCATTGAAACCGTCGTCCCCGAATTCGTGGAGCGCAATTTTATCCGCAAAATCACGTCGACCCAAAGCCGCAAAGGCATTATTGAAGAAGTCCGGGATTCCCGCGGCGAGCTCAAAATGTCCAATCGCTATTCCCAACGGGCGGCGCAGCTGTATCGGTTTACCGATTATTTGCCTCCGCTGTCGATTTACAGCTAGCTAGGCTCTTTCTTTATCGTTTTCGATATTGTCGTAATGACATAATTTAAAAATTTGCATTCAAACGAGGAAGGTGGAAAAGAATGAAAGCATTGGTCGTCATTGATTACACGTTTGACTTCGTCGAGGGCCAACTTCCGGTGGGCCAGCCAGCTATGGATATCGAACAGCGCATTGCGGCCGTTACGCGGCAATTCGTGCAGCAGGGCGATTTCGTCGTCATGGCTGTCGACGTTCATGATGAGCAGGATGCGCTTCACCCCGAGCACAAGCTTTTTCCTCCGCACAACATTCGGGGAACCTCGGGACGCGAGCTGTACGGCGAGCTTGGCAAGGTCTATGAGACGGAGCAGGCTCACATCGCTTGGATGGACAAAACGAGATACAGCGCTTTTTGCGGAACCGATCTGGATTTGCAGCTTCGAATGCGGGGCGTGCAGGAGCTTCATCTGATCGGCGTATGTACCGATATT
It includes:
- a CDS encoding cysteine hydrolase family protein, which produces MKALVVIDYTFDFVEGQLPVGQPAMDIEQRIAAVTRQFVQQGDFVVMAVDVHDEQDALHPEHKLFPPHNIRGTSGRELYGELGKVYETEQAHIAWMDKTRYSAFCGTDLDLQLRMRGVQELHLIGVCTDICVLHTAVDAYNLGYRIVVHADCVASFNPQGHEWALQHFQRSLGAEVRVDDQPITI
- a CDS encoding NUDIX hydrolase — encoded protein: MDDPKTYSPRNYRTPDGAPADIVIFTITSTERNTAKKSLPVRKLEVLLIQRKGWPFAGQWALPGGFSKDTETLLDSAKRELQEETGVDNVHIEYFNAYSEPGRDPRGWMISHAFCALVHEDALASRRADDDAADVRLFTVKDALEMELAFDHRQILKDAVQHIRHSMMTTTIARAFLPEEFTIGELYQVIETVVPEFVERNFIRKITSTQSRKGIIEEVRDSRGELKMSNRYSQRAAQLYRFTDYLPPLSIYS
- the uraA gene encoding uracil permease, coding for MSNIIQVHERPSLAASVPLSLQHLFAMFGSTVLVPILFKVDPATILLMNGIGTLLYLLITKFKIPAYLGSSFAFLSPVFVVLNTEGSGGYSAALGGFIVVGVIFTLIALLIKLVGTRWIDVVFPPAAMGAIVAVIGLELVPVAAQMAGLIAKPGAPADWSPDGATLAVSIVTLCIGVVGSVLFRGFLKVIPILISILVGYTLAAILGLVEVRAAVDAAAWFQAPTFYSPTFNWSSIAIIAPAALVVIAEHIGHLIVTGNIVEKDLTKDPGLSRSLLGNGISTIISGFVGSTPNTTYGENIGVMAISRVYSVWVIGGAAVIAVVLSFIGKLSALIQTIPEAAMGGVSLLLFGVIAASGIRMLVETKVDYSKPANLMLTTVVLVIGLSGAALKFGNFELKGMALATVSAIVLSLFLKVIEVLRLSSED